The Thermoplasmata archaeon genome contains the following window.
TTCCGAACTGGAGGGCGGACGTCAGGAGCACGCCTGGTACGATTGTGAGGATTGCGCGGGGCATCTGGGCCGGTGCGCGGACGTCGCGCGCCCACATCCAACGGGTCGCCGCCGAGAGCCCGGTGACGATCAGGAACCAGCCGAGGAAGTTCGACAACGGGACGCCGTACAGGGTGGCAGGAGAGAGCCAGGTCCAGAATTGAGACCGGACCGCGACGGGGTCCACGAGCAGGTCCCACGCCGTCGCCACGAGGCCGTCCACCGGCGCGAGCCACAGGGTCGAACGGCCCAGCGCAGCCGTCGTCGTGGCGATTGCGAGGTATCCGACGAGAATCCATGCGATGAAGATGAACACCGGCACGAGGCCGAGCACGTACGGGCCCGGTGCCTGCAGATAGGCGTACGCGCCGTACGGGACGCCTGTGAGGACTCCCAGGAATTCGGATGCGAACGGAATCGCAATCACGAGGCCGACGAACGACATCGTGCCCGAGAGGCCGTGCGTCCGCAGCATGCACGCGACGACGAACGCCGATGCGAGGACGGTGGCCCCGGGCACCGTCGCGCTCGTGATCAACTGGATGATCGCCGCGCTGAGCTGGATGGCGGCGACGCCGACGAACGCGAAGAGGTAGACGCGGTCGAGCCGGGAACGGCTGGGCACGACCTCCATCCAGTCCCGGATGCGGACGGCCCGGAGATATAACTATGTCAAGGCGGAGCGCGGAGTCCGTCGATCGTCGAATGCGGAACGGCGGGGCCGAGGTCCGGAGTCGGCTAGAACCGTCTCTCGACGTACTGCAACACGCCCTCGAAGACGGCTTTCCCGTCGCCGTAGACCGGGTCTCCATCGTCCCTGCGGGTCCAGTCCGGATGGAGGTGGCGGAAGAAACATCGCTCGGGGTGCGGCTGCACGCCGAAGACGTTCCCGTCGCGATTGCACAGCGCGGCGATGTTGAACGTCGTGCCGCTTGGGTTCCACGGGTAGCCGGCGTACTTGCCCCGGTCGTCCACGAACCGGAAGACGATCTGGTCGTTGTCGGCGAGCTCCTTCAGCATCTTCTTCTCCCGGTCTTTCGGCAGCAGGAACTTTCCCTCCGCGTGGGCGGAGATGAATGTGACCACGCCGCCTCGTTTCAGGCCGCGCGTGAAGACGCACGACCCGCCGTTCTCCATCCGCAGGAAGCTGGGCCGGCACTCGTAGTGGCTTGAGTCGTTCGTCGCGAGGACCGCCTCCGGCTCGTCCGTCATGACGCCACCGAGGGCGGGGAGGAGGCCCGCCTCCACGAGGACCTGGAACCCGTTGCACACGCCGAACAGCGGCTTGCCCGCCTTCA
Protein-coding sequences here:
- a CDS encoding carotenoid biosynthesis protein, which gives rise to MEVVPSRSRLDRVYLFAFVGVAAIQLSAAIIQLITSATVPGATVLASAFVVACMLRTHGLSGTMSFVGLVIAIPFASEFLGVLTGVPYGAYAYLQAPGPYVLGLVPVFIFIAWILVGYLAIATTTAALGRSTLWLAPVDGLVATAWDLLVDPVAVRSQFWTWLSPATLYGVPLSNFLGWFLIVTGLSAATRWMWARDVRAPAQMPRAILTIVPGVLLTSALQFGILSTAYGFFVTALIGLGIVLPVVGLAWRRLALMPRELFAPNLWSPATAAANARRIAQEDDRA
- the purQ gene encoding phosphoribosylformylglycinamidine synthase subunit PurQ codes for the protein MERGDPEAGGGRLKRSSIRVGVVYIEGTNCEDESVAFFRHLGAHAEKVHLKQLTGDAPAELRRDLDDYDIVMIPGGFAAGDYVRAGTIFAARLRSRLSRDLVAFVKAGKPLFGVCNGFQVLVEAGLLPALGGVMTDEPEAVLATNDSSHYECRPSFLRMENGGSCVFTRGLKRGGVVTFISAHAEGKFLLPKDREKKMLKELADNDQIVFRFVDDRGKYAGYPWNPSGTTFNIAALCNRDGNVFGVQPHPERCFFRHLHPDWTRRDDGDPVYGDGKAVFEGVLQYVERRF